The Enterobacter oligotrophicus sequence CAGTCGCTCAAGTTCCAGGGCCTGTTCCACCTGATGCAGCAGTCGCAGCACGATTTTCTCCCCACCGTCGCAGGGAAGTGTTGCGATACGAAAAGAGACAGGCGCATTGGCCAGTTCAACCGTAAACTGGCCGTCCTGCGGCAAACGGCGTTCTGCGATATCCAGATTGCCCAGAACCTTCAATCGCGCGCTAAGCATGGTCGCCAGCGCCGGGGATAGAGGAGGCTGTGGACAGAGAACGCCATCAATACGTAAGCGAACCTGGCATGCATGTTCGGTGGGTTCTATATGGATGTCTGACGCACGCAGGCTTAAGGCCTGAAGCAATGTGTTATTGAGGACATCAACGGCTGAGTTTGCTGTCGGGGTGAGCGGCAGTTGGGTTGGTAAGGCCAGTTGCCGGTGCTTCTCCATGCGCTCAGCGGTCCAGCACTCAATATCAATGCGTTTTTGCGTCGCAAAACGTAAGGCTTCCATCAGCTCAGTACCCGGATTCCCCGTAACAGCAATGCTGATCATGTCCGTGTCGCTGCTCAGCAACAGGGCATGATGGCGCTGACAAAGCGCCATGAGTTGTTCTGAGTTCATCATCCACCCCTGTCAGTTGCTGTCGAAGCGGAAGACATCTTCACAGGCTTGTTTGAGCGCGCTGTCGGTATCGATCCTGCAGTCGCGCGTCCAGCCCGTCATGCCGTTGCCATCGTTCCAGATCGGCGTCATGAGAACCTCAAGCCCGTTCAGGCTCTCCTGGCCCGTTAAAGACACCACGCCTTTTGCCACACTCATTGCCGATACATAGCGTGTTGTTGTGGGCGAAGGGATACCGTTAGTGCCTGCGTCACAGCTTGCCACGCCACCATGATCCAGTGCGCAAAGCTCAATGGCCGTGCGGTAGGGGACGAAAGTTTGCAGCATATCGGTGAGTGCGGCTTTTCGCAGGTAGTTCTGATAAGCGGGTACGCCAATGGCGCTCAGAATGGCAATAATGCCAATCACCACCATCAGTTCAATGAGCGTGAATCCTTGTTGTTTGTTCATGTCTGCTCCTTTTGTTAAGTGGCGCTACTCTGGCAGCAGAAAGCAATGCCGACGAGGGCGAAAAAAAGGAACGTGAAGGGGCGTTCAGGGAAAGAAGAAGGGGTTGCAGTGGAGAACAAGAAATTTGCGAGCGGGGCAGTGATTCCCCTCTCCGTCTGGAGAGGGGGAGAACAGCATTATTTGAAGCGCATTGAGAGGTCGAGCGCGCGGATATGTTTGGTGAGCGCGCCCACGGAAATAAAATCGACGCCTGTTTCAGCGAATTCGCGGATTGTGTCAAAGGTCACGTTGCCTGATACCTCAAGCTGTGCCTGGCCGTGGGTACGTATTACCGCCTCACGCATCTGTTCGGTTTCAAAGTTATCGAGCATGATGATATCGGCACCTGCTTTAATGGCTTCGTCCAGCTCATCCAGGCTTTCGACTTCTACTTCGACTGGCACATCCGGGTGCAGCCAGAAGGCTTTTTCCACTGCCTGACGCACGGAGCCAGAGGCAATAATGTGGTTCTCTTTGATCAGGAAGGCGTCGGATAACCCAAGACGATGGTTTGCACCGCCGCCGCAGAGTACGGCATATTTCAGCGCGGTACGCAGGCCCGGTAAGGTTTTTCGCGTATCCAGCAGCTGCGTGCGGGTGCCTTCCAGCAGGTCAACGTAGCGGCGAACTTCACTGGCTACACCGGAAAGGGTTTGCACAAAGTTCAGTGCGGTGCGTTCACCTGTGAGCAACACGCGGGACGGGCCGTCCAGTTCGAAAAGCGGTTGATTTTCGGTGACCGTATCGCCATCAGCAACGTGCCAGGTAATCTGCACATCATCACCCGCCAGTTGGGTGAAAACCTCCTCAACCCAGCGTTTTCCGCAAAAAACGCCCTCTTCGCGGGTGATAATCACCGCATGTGAGCGTGTCTCTTTTGGCAATAATTGTGCGGTAATATCGTTATCGGCGCTGACGTCACCGCCCAGATCTTCTTTCAAAGCATGGGCAACGCTTGCCGGGATATCCATGTTAATACGTTCCAGAAGCGCTTCACGTCGGTGGTCGGGGTTGTAGCGGCGAGGCGGCATGATAAAACTCCAAATTGGTAACGAATCATAATATTGAAACATGCTACTCTGAACCGAGTAACAGCACCATACATAAGGAGTTCCAGCATGTTGTTAGAAAACGGATGGCTGGTGGACGCGCGGCATGTGCCCTCGCCGCACCACGATTGCCGCCCGGAGGATGAAAAGCCCACACTGCTGGTGGTTCACAATATCAGTCTCCCGCCGGGTGAGTTTGGCGGTCCGTGGATCGATGCGTTATTCAGCGGAACGATAGATCCCGGTGCGCATCCTTTCTTTGCTGAAATTGCCCATCTGCGCGTATCGGCTCATTGTCTGATACGTCGCGATGGCGAAGTGGTTCAGTATGTTCCTTTTGATAAGCGTGCCTGGCATGCGGGAATGTCGAAATATAAAGGGCGTGAGCGCTGCAATGATTTTTCGATTGGAATCGAACTGGAAGGTACTGACACAACACCTTACACCGATGCGCAGTATCAACAACTGGTTGCTGTAACCCAAACGCTCATCGGGATATATCCCGCGCTGGCTGAAAATATCACCGGGCACAGCAATATCGCACCGGAGAGAAAAACCGATCCTGGCCCGGCATTTGACTGGTCCCGGTTTCGCGCCATGCTTACCGCGTCGTCAGATAAGGAGATAACATGACGTTGTTTACCATGCTGCTGGTTATGATTGCCGAACGCCTGTTCAAGCTCGGCGAGCACTGGCACCTGGATCATCGGCTGGAAGTGATCTTCCGCCGCATTAAACACTTTTCCCTGCTGCGCACGTTGCTGATGATGGCAGGCGTGATGGTCATTACGTTCCTGCTGCTGCGCTCGCTTTACGGCCTCTTTTTTAATGTTCCCCTGCTGGTGGTGTGGCTTCTGCTCGGGGTACTGTGCATTGGTGCGGGTAAGGTGCGTTTGCACTACCACGCCTACCTGAAAGCGGCATCCCGCGACGATGCGCACGCGCATGGTGCAATGGCGAGCGAGCTGACGCTGATCCATGGCGTTCCGCCGGATTGCAATGAGCGTGAGTTTCTGCGCGAGCTGCAAAACGCGCTGCTGTGGATTAACTTCCGTTACTATCTTGCGCCGCTGTTCTGGTTTGTCGTTGGTGGTCCATGGGGGCCGGTGCTGATGATGGGTTATGCGTTCCTGCGTGCCTGGCAGACCTGGCTTGCGCGCTACTTAACACCGCATGAACGTTTGCAATCCGGTATTGACGGCATTCTGCATGTGCTCGACTGGCTTCCGGTGCGTCTGGTGGGCGTGGTGTATGCGCTGATTGGTCATGGCGAAAAAGCGTTGCCCGCATGGTTTGCCTCGCTGGCCGACCGTCATACGTCGCAATACCAGGTGTTAACCCGTCTGGCACAGTTCTCTCTGGCGCGTGAACCGCATACCGACAAGGTGGAAACGCCAAAAGCTGCTGTTTCCATGGCGAAGAAAACGTCGTTTGTGGTGGTAGTGATCGTCGCGCTGCTGACTATTTACGGCACGCTGGTATAAGCCAGCGCACCGTATCGGTCAATGCGTATCGGCAGGCGGGATGCCAAAATCAGGCATCCCGTTTTCATTCCAGCGGATGAGCTTCAGGCGGGTGTGACGGTTCGGATCGTAAAGCGGATCGCCTTCAATTTCGGTGTAGTTACGCGCGTGATACACCAGCACGTCTTCCCCTTCCGGCGTCTTTGTGAAGCTGTTATGGCCTGGTCCATACTGACGATTCTCATCGCTGGTGACGAACACCGGACGCGGAGATTTATGCCAGTTCGCCGGGTTTTGCGGCTCGGCATGCAGGTCAATCCACAGTAATCCCATGCAGTAATTCTCATCGGTTGCGCTGGCGGAATAGCTGATAAACAATTTATCGCCGTGGACCAGCACCGCCGGGCCTTCGTTAACCCGGAACCCGCGGCACTCCCAGTCGTACTCCGGTTTGCTGAGCATCACCGGCTCGCCTTTCAGCGTCCAGGGATTTTCCATTTCACACAGATACAGGTTGGAGTTACCGGAGATATCCGGGGCTTTTTGTGCCCACAGATACCAGCGTTTGCCCTGATGAACAAAGGTGGTGGCGTCCAGCGCGAAGGTGTCGAAGGGCGTGTTGATTTGTCCTTTTTCCACCCACGTACCGGTGAGCGGATCGCTGTCGGCACACTCAATCGCGAACATACGGTGCTGGAACATCCCGAGTTCGTCGAGTGCCTGCGTGTGCGTGGCGGCAAAATAGATGTACCACTTGCCGTTGATGTAATGCAGTTCCGGTGCCCAGATAAGCTGGCTCATTGGGCCGGAATCGGGTTTGCGCCAGACGACAACTTCATCGGCAATGCGCAGCCCTTCCAGTGAATCGGCACGGCGGATCGCCAGCCTGTCGTACTGCGGTACAGAGGCAATAAAATAGTACTGTCCTTCATGGCGCAAAATGTACGGATCGGCGCGTTGTTCAATAAACGGGTTTGGCCAGGTTTGCATTCGGCTTTCCTTATCTAGTCTCAGCGGCTTTAGTTCCTGATATACCCTTCATACTTCAAGTTGCATGCGCGTTGGCTGCACTCGTTCACCCCAGTCACATACTTATGTACGCTCCAGGGGATTCACTCCCTTGCCGCCTTCCTGCAACTCGAATTATTTAGGGTATAGTCATTCAGCTCGCGGTAGTTGATGCGACGCTTCTCCAGATCCGCCTGGATCTGCTTCATCGTTTCGCGGTCCACTTTCAGCAGACGTACCACGCCCGCCGTAATGAGATAACCGATGCCCGGAATGACGGTAAACAGCAGCACAATCCCGTTGAGAGCCTCCGCGCTTTGCGCTTTCGCACCCGCGTCGTAGCCGTACCAGGAGAGCAGGAAACCGACCATCGCACCGGCAATTGCCAGCCCCAACTTGAGGAAGAAGATGTTGCCGGAGAAGCTGATCCCGGTGATGCGTTTCCCGGTTTTCCACTCGCCGTAGTCATCCACGTCGGCCATCAGCGACCAGTGCAGCGGAGACGGGATCTGGTGCAGGATATTCAGCAGGACGTAGAGCACGACAATAGTGACCGTGGCTTTAGGGTCAAAGAACCAGAAGGCGCAGGAGAAAATCGCCAGCACGATGTTGGTCCAGAAAAACACTTTCAGCTTACACCAGCGGTCGGTCAGCACTTTCGCCAGCATGCTGCCAAGCATCATGCCCACCACGCCCAGGCTGATAAACAGGGTGGCGAAGTGGGTACTTTGGCCCATCACCCAGGTGACGTAATACATCGTGGCTGCCATGCGGATAAAACCAGGGCAGACGTTGCACAGGGTCAGCAGCAGAATGCGTACCCACTGGTCGTTCTTCCATACGTCCTTGAGATCGTTTTTCAGCTCGTCGTTGGTCTGCACTGCCGGGCGCACGCGCTCCCGCACGGTCGCAAAGCAGAACAGGAACATACAGGTGCCAATCAGTGCCAGCACGGTCATTGCCATCTGGTAGCCTTTGGCTTTGTTATCCCCGCCGAACCAGTCGGCCATCGGTAGCAGCGTCAGTGAGAGCAGCAGCGTGGCAATACCGACCATCACAAATCGGTAGGACTGGCAGGCGACGCGCTCTTTTGGATCGTTGGTGATCACACCGCCCAGCGAGCAGTACGGGATGTTGATGGCCGTATAGGTCAGCGACAGCAGGAAATAGGTGACAAACGCATAGATAACTTTGCTGTTATAGCTCCACTCTGGCGTGGTGAACATCAGGATGCTGAACAGCGCATAGGGGAAGGCAATCCACAGCAACCATGGACGAAAACGACCGTATTTACTGCGCGTGCGGTCGGCAATGGCTCCCATGATCGGGTCAGTCACGGCATCAATCACGCGAACTGACAGCAACAATACGCCGACCAGTGCAGGCGCAAGACCAAAAATATCCGTATAGAAATAGTTAACAAACAACATGATAGCGCCGAAGATGATGTTACACCCTGCGTCGCCCATGCCATAGCCGATCTTTTCTTTAACTGACAGTTTGTTGTTATCCATCGACAGCTCTCCGGGTTACGGTATGGAGAGAATTATTTGCTGGCGAACAAATATATGCGTTGCAGGATAAAGGCGGTGATATGGATGAAATAGCTGTAGGCGAGAATTTGTGAGGAAGGTAACAACCCTCTGCACCCGCAAAAAGGGGTACAGAGGGGAGAACCGTTAGTGCGCTTTCACCGTTTTGGCGTTTTTCTGTTTAACCAGATAGCCCACGCCGAGAACAGCAATCCAGACCGGGATCAGGTACACGGAAATTGCCATGCCAGGGGTGATCAGCATGATGACCAGCACGGCCGCCATGAACAGCAGGCAAACCCAGTTACCCAGCGGGTAGAGCAGGGCAGGGAAGCGGGTGGTCACGCCTTGCTGCTGTTTGGCACGGCGGAACTTAATGTGCGCCAGGCTGATCATCGCCCAGTTAATGACCAGAGCAGAGACCACCAGCGCCATCAGCAGGCCGAAGGCAGATTCCGGTGCCAGGTAGTTAATCAGCACGCACAGTGCAGTAACAATCGCCGAAACGATGATGGTATTTACCGGCACGCCGCGCTTGTCGACGTTAAGCAGCGCTTTCGGCGCGTTGCCCTGCTGCGCCAGGCCGAACAGCATGCGGCTGTTGCAGTAGACGCAGCTGTTATAAACAGACAGCGCAGCGGTCAGCACCACGATGTTCAGGGCATTCGCCACGAAGGTATCGCCCAGCTCGTGGAAGATCAGCACGAACGGGCTGGTGTCAGCGGTGACGCGCGTCCACGGCAGCAGAGAGAGCAGCACGGCCAGCGAGCCCACATAGAAGATCAGAATACGGTAGATAACCTGGTTAGTCGCTTTCGGGATGCTCTGCTCCGGGTTGTCGGCTTCTGCGGCGGTGATGCCCACCAGCTCCAGGCCGCCGAAGGAGAACATGATAATTGCCATCATCATTACCAGACCGGTCATACCGTGAGGCAGGAACCCGCCTTGCTCCCAGAGGTTACGTACCGTTGCCTGCGGGCCGCCATTGCCGCTGAACAGCAACCAGCCGCCAAAGATGATCATCGCCACCACGGCAATCACTTTAATAATGGCAAACCAGAACTCCATCTCCCCAAACACTTTTACGTTGGTCAGGTTAATAGCGTTAATCAGGACGAAGAACGCGGCTGCAGAGACCCAGGTTGGGATATCCGGATACCAGAACTGGATGTATTTCCCGACCGCCGTCAGTTCAGCCATGGCAACCAGTACGTACAGTACCCAGTAGTTCCAGCCTGAAGCGAAGCCCGCGAAACTGCCCCAGTATTTATAGGCAAAGTGGCTGAACGAACCGGCTACCGGCTCTTCCACGACCATCTCACCCAACTGACGCATAATCAGAAAGGCAATAAAACCCGCGATCGCGTAACCCAAAATAATGCCCGGACCGGCCGACTGGATAACGGATGCGCTTCCCAGAAACAGGCCGGTACCAATCGCACCGCCCAATGCGATGAGCTGAATATGGCGGTTTTTAAGGCCGCGCTTAAGCTGATCGCCATGCTGTTGAGCTTCCATTTGAAACCTCGTGTGTGGTTGTTATGTTCACGCTGTGCGTGTGTAATTATCAAAGTCCGTTTTCTGTATTTATTTCTTTACGGTCAACGATGCCGAAAAAAGCGGAGATGACTTCCGTAAGCGCCAGAATAGTGGTAAGTGCCATCGAATGCACCTGCTTTATGAAGGGATGATGACGAGTTGAATAAAAAGAAAGCATTTGTAAATCGGTCCGTTAACCCTTCGTATCCCAACCTATAGAATAGAAATGCTCCATAAGTGGGCGAATTTTCATTATTTGCGTTGTTGAATCGCTTCAGATTGCAAAAACCCTCGTTTCATTATGGTTAAAACTGCCTCTTTGGTAGTAATCAACTCATTTGTGCAAAGTTACATTTCTGAAACGTTATTTCTGTAAGGTTGTTAAAATGTGCAGGGTTTACTGATTTCAATCAAAACCAATATGGACAGAAGGTGAATACTTTGTTACTTTAGCGATACGAACTTGAAATTGGTAAGACCAATTGACTCCGGGCAAAAAGGCGTAAGACAGGGAATATGGCCTACAGCAAAATTCGCCAACCAAAACTTTCCGATGTGATTGAGCAGCAGCTGGAGTTTTTAATCCTCGAAGGGACACTGCGCCCAGGTGAAAAACTTCCGCCAGAACGCGAGCTGGCAAAACAGTTCGACGTTTCACGCCCCTCTCTGCGTGAGGCGATTCAACGTCTCGAAGCAAAGGGCTTGCTGCTTCGTCGCCAGGGCGGCGGAACTTTTGTACAAAACAGCCTGTGGCAGAGCTTCAGCGATCCGCTGGTAGAACTTCTCTCTGACCACCCAGAATCCCAGTTTGATCTGCTTGAGACCCGTCACGCGCTTGAAGGTATTGCGGCCTATTACGCCGCCCTTCGCAGCACTGATGAAGATCGCGTGCGTATCCGCGAGCTGCATCAGGCCATTGAACGGGCACAGCAGTCCGGCGATTTAGACGCCGAGTCCGATGCCGTCGTCCAGTATCAAATTGCCGTCACCGAAGCGGCACACAATGTGGTGCTCCTCCATCTGCTACGCTGCATGGAGCCGATGCTGGCCCAGAACGTTCGTCAGAATTTTGAATTGTTGTATGCCCGTCGGGAAATGCTCCCGCTGGTAAGCAACCATCGCACCCGAGTATTCGAGGCGATAATGGCCGGGGAACCGGAGCAGGCGCGCGAAGCGTCGCACCGCCATCTGGCTTTCATTGAGGAAATCTTGCTGGACCGCAGCCGTGAACAATCGCGTCGCGAACGTTCATTACGCCGCATACAGCAACGAAAGGATTAAGCGCCAGGTACTTTAGAGCGCGGCAACTAAACGCAGAACCTGTCTTATTGTGTTTTCTGACGAAAATACAATGGGACAGGTTCCAGACAAATCAACGTATTAGATAGATAAGGAATACCCCCATGTCAGAACGTCTCCAAAATGACGTGGATCCGATCGAAACTCGCGACTGGCTACAGGCGATCGAATCGGTCATCCGTGAAGAAGGTGTTGAGCGCGCTCAGTATCTGATTGATCAGCTGCTTTCTGAAGCCCGCAAAGGTGGCGTGAAGGTTGCTGCAGGTGCAGGGGCTAACAACTACGTAAACACGATTGCCGTTGAAGACGAACCGGAATATCCGGGCAATCTTGATCTGGAACGTCGTATCCGTTCAGCAATTCGCTGGAACGCCATCATGACCGTTCTGCGCGCATCCAAGAAAGACCTGGAACTGGGTGGCCACATGGCGTCCTTCCAGTCTTCTGCAACCGTTTACGAAGTGTGCTTCAACCACTTCTTCCGTGCAGCGAACGAGAAAGACGGCGGCGATCTGGTGTACTTCCAGGGCCACATCTCTCCGGGCATCTATGCACGTGCATTCCTGGAAGGTCGTCTGACTGAAGAGCAGATGAACAACTTCCGTCAGGAAGTTCACGGTAAAGGTCTGTCTTCTTACCCGCACCCTAAACTGATGCCTGAGTTCTGGCAGTTCCCGACCGTTTCTATGGGTCTGGGCCCAATCGGTGCGATCTATCAGGCTAAATTCCTGAAATACCTGGAACACCGTGGTCTGAAAGACACCTCCGAGCAGACCGTTTACGCCTTCCTGGGCGACGGCGAAATGGATGAGCCAGAATCTAAAGGCGCGATCACCATCGCGACCCGTGAGAAGCTGGACAACCTGTGCTTCATCATCAACTGTAACCTGCAGCGTCTGGATGGTCCGGTAACCGGTAACGGCAAGATCATCAACGAACTGGAAGGCATCTTCGCGGGTGCTGGCTGGAACGTGATTAAAGTCATGTGGGGCGGTCGTTGGGATGAGCTGCTGCGTAAAGACACCAGCGGTAAACTGATCCAGCTGATGAACGAAACCGTTGACGGTGACTACCAGACCTTCAAATCCAAAGACGGTGCCTACGTGCGTGAGCACTTCTTCGGCAAATACCCTGAAACCGCAGCGCTGGTTGCAGACTGGACTGACGAGCAGATCTGGGCCCTGAACCGCGGTGGTCACGATCCGAAGAAAGTCTACGCTGCACTGAAAAAAGCGCAGGAAACCAAAGGTAAAGCGACTGTCATTCTGGCCCACACCATCAAAGGTTACGGCATGGGCGATACCGCAGAAGGTAAAAACATCGCTCACCAGGTGAAGAAAATGAACATGGACGGCGTGCGTTATATCCGCGACCGTTTCAACGTTCCAGTGACCGATGAGCAGGTAGAAAACCTGTCTTACATCACCTTCCCTGAAGGCTCTGAAGAGCACAAGTACCTGCACGAACGTCGTCAGGCGCTGAAAGGCTACCTGCCTGCTCGCCAGCCTAAATTCACCGAGAAGCTGGAACTGCCAGCGCTGGAAGATTTCTCTCAGCTGCTGGAAGAGCAGAACAAAGAGATCTCCACCACCATCGCTTTCGTTCGTGCCCTGAACGTGATGCTGAAGAACAAGTCGATCAAAGATCGTCTGGTGCCAATCATCGCCGACGAAGCGCGTACTTTCGGTATGGAAGGTCTGTTCCGTCAGATCGGTATCTACAGCCCGAACGGCCAGCAGTACACCCCGCAGGACCGTGAGCAGGTTGCATACTACAAAGAAGACGAGAAAGGTCAGATCCTGCAGGAAGGTATTAACGAGCTGGGCGCAGGCGCATCCTGGCTGGCTGCTGCGACCTCTTACAGCACCAACAACCTGCCGATGATCCCGTTCTACATCTACTACTCCATGTTCGGGTTCCAGCGTATCGGTGACCTGTGCTGGCAGGCAGGCGACCAGCAGGCTCGCGGCTTCCTGATCGGTGGTACTTCCGGTCGTACGACCCTGAACGGTGAAGGTCTGCAGCACGAAGATGGTCACAGCCACATTCAGTCTCTGACTATCCCTAACTGTATCTCTTACGATCCGTCCTACGCGTACGAAGTGGCAGTCATCATGCATGACGGTCTGCAGCGCATGTACGGTGAAGCACAAGAGAACATTTACTACTACATCACCACCCTGAACGAAAACTACCACATGCCGGCCATGCCAGCAGGTGCCGAGGAAGGTATCCGTAAAGGTATCTACAAACTCGAAACCCTCGAAGGTAGCAAAGGTAAAGTTCAGCTGCTGGGCTCCGGCTCTATCCTGCGTCACGTTCGTGAAGCAGCGCAGATCCTGGCGAAAGACTACGGTGTCGGTTCCGATGTGTACTCTGTTACCTCCTTCACTGAACTGGCGCGTGATGGCCAGGATTGTGAGCGCTGGAACATGCTGCACCCAATGGAAACTCCACGCGTTCCGTACATCGCTCAGGTGATGAACGATGCACCAGCGGTGGCGTCTACTGACTATATGAAACTGTTCGCTGAGCAGGTTCGTACTTACGTTCCAGCTGATGATTATCGCGTTCTGGGTACTGACGGCTTCGGTCGTTCTGACAGCCGCGAAAACCTGCGTCATCACTTCGAAGTTGATGCTTCTTACGTGGTGGTAGCAGCACTGGGCGAACTGGCTAAACGTGGCGAAATCGATAAGAAAGTGGTTGCGGACGCAATTACCAAATTCAACATCGATGCAGAAAAAGTTAACCCGCGTCTGGCGTAAGAGGTAAAAGAATAATGGCTATCGAAATCAAAGTACCGGACATCGGGGCTGATGAAGTTGAAATCACCGAGATCCTGGTCAAAGTGGGCGACAAAGTTGAAGCTGAACAGTCGCTGATCACCGTAGAAGGCGACAAAGCCTCTATGGAAGTCCCGTCTCCTCAGGCTGGCATCGTTAAAGAGATCAAAGTCTCTGTTGGCGATAAAACCGAGACGGGCAAACTGATCATGATTTTCGATTCCGCCGACGGTGCAGCAGCTGCTGCACCTGCGCAGGAAGAGAAGAAAGAAGCCGCTCCTGCTGCCGCTGCTCCAGCAGCTGCCGCGGCAGCGAAAGAAGTGAACGTGCCTGACATCGGCGGTGACGAAGTTGAAGTCACTGAAATCCTGGTGAAAGTGGGCGATACCGTTGCGGCCGAGCAGTCACTGATCACCGTAGAAGGCGACAAAGCCTCTATGGAAGTGCCGGCTCCGTTCGCGGGTACCGTTAAAGAGATCAAGATCAACACCGGTGACAAAGTGTCTACGGGTTCCCTGATTATGGTCTTCGAAGTGGCAGGCGCTGAAGGCGCTGCGGCTCCAGCAAAAGCGGAAGCTGCACCGGCTCAGGCTGCTGCACCAGCGGCTGCTGGCGGCGCGAAAGACGTTAACGTACCGGACATCGGCGGTGACGAAGTAGAAGTGACCGAAGTGATGGTGAAAGTGGGCGATAAAGTTGCCGCTGAACAGTCACTGATCACCGTTGAAGGCGACAAGGCTTCCATGGAAGTGCCTGCGCCGTTCGCCGGTACCGTTAAAGAGATCAAAATCAGCACCGGCGACAAAGTGTCTACCGGCTCTCTGATCATGGTCTTCGAAGTGGAAGGCGCTGCACCTGCCGCCGCTCCGGCTGCCGCGGCTGCACCAGCCCCTGCTGCTGCACCGGCTCAGGCGTCTAAACCAGCTGCTGCCCCTGCTGCGAAAGCGGAAGGCAAATCTGAGTTTGCTGAAAACGACGCTTACGTCCACGCGACGCCACTGATTCGTCGCCTGGCGCGCGAATTCGGTGTGAACCTGGCGAAAGTGAAAGGGACGGGCCGTAAAGGTCGTATCCTGCGTGAAGACGTTCAGGCTTACGTGAAAGACGCGGTGAAACGCGCCGAAGCTGCACCGGCTGCAGCCGCTGGCGGCGGTATCCCTGGCATGCTGCCATGGCCGAAAGTGGACTTCAGCAAGTTCGGTGAAATCGAAGAAGTGGAACTGGGCCGTATCCAGAAAATCTCTGGTGCTAACCTGAGCCGTAACTGGGTGATGATCCCGCACGTTACGCACTTCGACAAAACCGATATCACCGATCTGGAAGCGTTCCGTAAACAGCAGAACGCCGAAGCAGAGAAGCGTAAACTGGACGTGAAATTCACCCCGGTGGTCTTCATCATGAAAGCGGTTGCGGCGGCTCTGGAGCAGATGCCACGCTTCAACAGCTCCCTGTCCGAAGATGGCCAGAAGCTGACGCTGAAGAAATACATCAACATCGGTGTTGCGGTTGATACGCCAAATGGTCTGGTTGTTCCGGTCTTCAAGGACGTGAACAAGAAGAGCATCACTGAGCTGTCCCGTGAACTGACCACCATCTCTAAGAAAGCGCGTGATGGTAAGCTGACTGCCGGCGAAATGCAGGGCGGCTGCTTCACTATCTCCAGCATCGGCGGCCTGGGTACCACCCACTTCGCGCCGATTGTGAACGCGCCGGAAGTGGCTATCCTCGGTGTGTCCAAGTCCGCGATGGAGCCGGTGTGGAATGGCAAAGAGTTCGTGCCGCGTCTGATGATGCCAATCTCTCTGTCCTTCGACCACCGCGTCATCGACGGTGCTGATGGTGCGCGTTTCATCACCATCATCAATAACACCCTGAGCGACATTCGCCGCCTGGTGATGTAAGTGAAAAGCCGGCCAGTCGGCCGGCTTTTTTCTGGTAACCTCATGGAGTCAGTGAGGTTATTGGCGAAAGCAAGAATTCATGAACCGTTTGTTGTTTCAAAATTGTTAACGATTTTGTAAAATACGGGCGGATAGAACGACCCGGTGGACGACGGGTATACATTAAGAGGTCATGATGAGCACAGAAATCAAAACTCAGGTCGTAGTACTTGGGGCAGGCCCGGCAGGTTA is a genomic window containing:
- the ampE gene encoding beta-lactamase regulator AmpE codes for the protein MTLFTMLLVMIAERLFKLGEHWHLDHRLEVIFRRIKHFSLLRTLLMMAGVMVITFLLLRSLYGLFFNVPLLVVWLLLGVLCIGAGKVRLHYHAYLKAASRDDAHAHGAMASELTLIHGVPPDCNEREFLRELQNALLWINFRYYLAPLFWFVVGGPWGPVLMMGYAFLRAWQTWLARYLTPHERLQSGIDGILHVLDWLPVRLVGVVYALIGHGEKALPAWFASLADRHTSQYQVLTRLAQFSLAREPHTDKVETPKAAVSMAKKTSFVVVVIVALLTIYGTLV
- a CDS encoding glycoside-pentoside-hexuronide (GPH):cation symporter gives rise to the protein MDNNKLSVKEKIGYGMGDAGCNIIFGAIMLFVNYFYTDIFGLAPALVGVLLLSVRVIDAVTDPIMGAIADRTRSKYGRFRPWLLWIAFPYALFSILMFTTPEWSYNSKVIYAFVTYFLLSLTYTAINIPYCSLGGVITNDPKERVACQSYRFVMVGIATLLLSLTLLPMADWFGGDNKAKGYQMAMTVLALIGTCMFLFCFATVRERVRPAVQTNDELKNDLKDVWKNDQWVRILLLTLCNVCPGFIRMAATMYYVTWVMGQSTHFATLFISLGVVGMMLGSMLAKVLTDRWCKLKVFFWTNIVLAIFSCAFWFFDPKATVTIVVLYVLLNILHQIPSPLHWSLMADVDDYGEWKTGKRITGISFSGNIFFLKLGLAIAGAMVGFLLSWYGYDAGAKAQSAEALNGIVLLFTVIPGIGYLITAGVVRLLKVDRETMKQIQADLEKRRINYRELNDYTLNNSSCRKAARE
- the ampD gene encoding 1,6-anhydro-N-acetylmuramyl-L-alanine amidase AmpD encodes the protein MLLENGWLVDARHVPSPHHDCRPEDEKPTLLVVHNISLPPGEFGGPWIDALFSGTIDPGAHPFFAEIAHLRVSAHCLIRRDGEVVQYVPFDKRAWHAGMSKYKGRERCNDFSIGIELEGTDTTPYTDAQYQQLVAVTQTLIGIYPALAENITGHSNIAPERKTDPGPAFDWSRFRAMLTASSDKEIT
- the nadC gene encoding carboxylating nicotinate-nucleotide diphosphorylase, whose amino-acid sequence is MPPRRYNPDHRREALLERINMDIPASVAHALKEDLGGDVSADNDITAQLLPKETRSHAVIITREEGVFCGKRWVEEVFTQLAGDDVQITWHVADGDTVTENQPLFELDGPSRVLLTGERTALNFVQTLSGVASEVRRYVDLLEGTRTQLLDTRKTLPGLRTALKYAVLCGGGANHRLGLSDAFLIKENHIIASGSVRQAVEKAFWLHPDVPVEVEVESLDELDEAIKAGADIIMLDNFETEQMREAVIRTHGQAQLEVSGNVTFDTIREFAETGVDFISVGALTKHIRALDLSMRFK
- a CDS encoding family 43 glycosylhydrolase gives rise to the protein MQTWPNPFIEQRADPYILRHEGQYYFIASVPQYDRLAIRRADSLEGLRIADEVVVWRKPDSGPMSQLIWAPELHYINGKWYIYFAATHTQALDELGMFQHRMFAIECADSDPLTGTWVEKGQINTPFDTFALDATTFVHQGKRWYLWAQKAPDISGNSNLYLCEMENPWTLKGEPVMLSKPEYDWECRGFRVNEGPAVLVHGDKLFISYSASATDENYCMGLLWIDLHAEPQNPANWHKSPRPVFVTSDENRQYGPGHNSFTKTPEGEDVLVYHARNYTEIEGDPLYDPNRHTRLKLIRWNENGMPDFGIPPADTH
- the ppdD gene encoding prepilin peptidase-dependent pilin, producing the protein MNKQQGFTLIELMVVIGIIAILSAIGVPAYQNYLRKAALTDMLQTFVPYRTAIELCALDHGGVASCDAGTNGIPSPTTTRYVSAMSVAKGVVSLTGQESLNGLEVLMTPIWNDGNGMTGWTRDCRIDTDSALKQACEDVFRFDSN